In Persicimonas caeni, a single window of DNA contains:
- a CDS encoding sulfotransferase family protein, protein MKRASNIDRFAVIIGAMKCGTTSLFRYLCQHPQVVGSSHKELNYFANDDNWARGNTWYEEHFDFDPARHRVGLEASTHYTKQPMYPNAAERMAQVDASFKLVYLVRDPIARIESHLTHGVFKGWLGERKHIKDHPHVLAVSRYAYQLDAFLEHFPADDILVVSLSELKQRPRAVVDRVLAHIGLEADFELNTDSQHNSSREKTVDRGLWRVLSKTGPLGQALPTGVRRFLGEGVERQVLSPDERAFVARELADDMQRLRDEHGVDTDAWFADVEA, encoded by the coding sequence GTGAAGCGCGCGTCCAATATCGACCGATTTGCCGTGATCATCGGCGCGATGAAGTGCGGCACGACCAGCCTGTTTCGCTATCTATGCCAGCACCCGCAGGTGGTCGGCTCGTCGCACAAGGAGCTCAACTACTTCGCCAACGACGATAATTGGGCGCGCGGCAACACCTGGTACGAAGAGCATTTCGACTTCGACCCGGCGCGGCACCGGGTGGGCCTGGAGGCGTCGACGCACTACACCAAGCAGCCGATGTACCCGAACGCCGCCGAGCGCATGGCCCAGGTCGACGCGTCGTTCAAGCTGGTCTACCTGGTGCGCGACCCGATCGCGCGCATCGAGTCGCACCTGACCCACGGGGTGTTCAAGGGGTGGCTCGGCGAGCGCAAGCACATCAAAGATCACCCGCACGTACTGGCGGTGTCGCGCTACGCCTACCAGCTCGACGCCTTCTTGGAGCACTTCCCCGCCGACGACATCTTGGTGGTGAGCCTGTCCGAGCTGAAGCAGCGGCCGCGCGCGGTCGTCGACCGGGTGCTCGCCCATATCGGGCTGGAAGCCGACTTCGAGCTGAACACCGACTCGCAGCACAACTCGAGCCGCGAGAAGACCGTCGACCGCGGCCTGTGGCGCGTGCTGAGCAAGACCGGCCCGCTGGGCCAGGCGCTGCCCACAGGTGTGCGCCGCTTTCTGGGCGAAGGCGTCGAGCGCCAGGTGCTGAGCCCCGACGAGCGCGCCTTCGTCGCCCGCGAACTCGCCGACGACATGCAGCGACTGCGCGACGAGCACGGCGTCGACACCGACGCCTGGTTTGCCGACGTCGAGGCGTGA
- a CDS encoding ATP-dependent zinc protease family protein has product MAKRTQKTAPDKVVGWREWIAIPEFGIDFVKAKVDTGARSSALHAFEIRRFERDGQPWVRFKVHPVQRNTKETVRCEAPIHDERTVRSSVGHEQKRIVIRPEIELLGERYAIDLTLTNRDAMGFRMLLGREATRGRFLVDPGRSYLAGRPDVKK; this is encoded by the coding sequence ATGGCCAAACGCACACAAAAGACTGCTCCCGACAAGGTCGTCGGGTGGCGCGAGTGGATCGCGATCCCCGAGTTTGGCATCGACTTCGTCAAGGCGAAGGTCGACACCGGCGCGCGCAGCTCGGCGCTGCACGCCTTCGAGATCCGGCGTTTCGAGCGAGACGGCCAGCCGTGGGTGCGCTTCAAGGTCCACCCGGTCCAGCGCAACACCAAGGAGACGGTCCGCTGCGAGGCGCCCATCCACGACGAGCGCACCGTGCGCAGCTCGGTGGGCCACGAGCAAAAACGCATCGTCATCCGCCCCGAGATCGAGCTGCTGGGCGAGCGCTATGCCATCGATCTCACGCTGACCAACCGCGACGCCATGGGCTTTCGCATGCTCCTGGGTCGCGAAGCCACCCGCGGCCGCTTTCTGGTCGACCCCGGGCGCTCATATCTGGCCGGCAGGCCCGATGTGAAGAAGTAG
- a CDS encoding succinylglutamate desuccinylase/aspartoacylase family protein — protein MTTRDNTPRIIRVGDVVIPAGMRKRADLPVAQLPTQNQVSIPIEVVNGVEPGPRLWVNAAIHGDEINGVEIVRELLAELDPQKLRGTVFAVPIVNVFGFVYESRYLPDRRDLNRSFPGSARGSLAARLAHLFMTEIVDQCTHGLDLHTGSNERTNLPHIRADLGDEETRRCAEAFAAPVMIDSQGPRGSLRRAVRKRDKPILVFEGGEPRRFNADVVEVGLAGTLRLMEALGMCEHPDTELDYEPRESKRRTWLRAKRAGILRLQKSSGDFVKKGECIGTIGDAFDAVSGKVKASFDGLIISHVNNPLVHQGDAVIHLAALE, from the coding sequence ATGACGACACGAGACAACACTCCCAGGATCATTCGCGTCGGCGACGTCGTCATCCCCGCCGGCATGCGCAAGCGCGCCGACCTGCCGGTGGCCCAGCTGCCCACCCAAAACCAGGTCTCCATTCCCATCGAGGTGGTCAACGGCGTCGAGCCCGGCCCCCGGCTGTGGGTCAACGCGGCCATCCACGGCGACGAGATCAACGGCGTGGAGATCGTGCGCGAGCTTCTGGCCGAGCTCGACCCGCAGAAGCTTCGCGGCACCGTCTTCGCCGTGCCCATCGTCAACGTCTTCGGCTTTGTCTACGAGTCGCGCTACCTGCCCGACCGGCGCGACCTGAACCGCAGCTTCCCGGGCAGCGCCCGCGGCTCCTTGGCCGCGCGCCTGGCCCACCTGTTCATGACCGAGATCGTCGACCAGTGCACCCACGGGCTCGACCTGCACACCGGAAGCAACGAGCGCACCAACCTGCCGCATATCCGCGCCGACCTGGGCGACGAAGAGACGCGCCGCTGCGCCGAGGCGTTCGCCGCGCCGGTCATGATCGACTCGCAGGGGCCGCGCGGCTCACTTCGCCGCGCCGTGCGAAAGCGCGACAAGCCGATCTTGGTCTTCGAAGGAGGCGAGCCTCGCCGGTTCAACGCCGACGTGGTCGAGGTGGGGCTGGCCGGCACGCTGCGACTGATGGAGGCGCTGGGCATGTGCGAGCACCCCGACACCGAGCTCGACTACGAGCCGCGCGAGTCGAAGCGACGCACCTGGCTGCGCGCCAAGCGCGCCGGGATCTTGCGCCTGCAGAAGTCGAGCGGGGATTTCGTCAAGAAAGGCGAGTGCATCGGCACCATCGGCGATGCGTTCGACGCGGTCAGCGGGAAGGTCAAAGCGAGCTTCGACGGGCTGATCATCAGCCACGTCAACAACCCCCTGGTCCACCAGGGCGACGCGGTCATCCACCTGGCCGCGCTCGAATAG
- the rimK gene encoding 30S ribosomal protein S6--L-glutamate ligase, producing the protein MKIAILSRKSTLYSTRRLRQACTQRGHEVKVIDYLRCYMDITSKKPVIRYGERDLTNEFDALIPRVGASHTFYGTAVVRQFEMMGVFAANSSEGISCSRDKLRALQLLAHEGVGMPVTAFAHSMKDVNGIIKAVGGAPLVIKMLEGTQGIGVVLAETHKAAQSVIEAFMGMDANFLVQEFIHEAGGADIRALVVGDEVVAAMQRQAPEGEFRSNLHRGGSATEIELTDEERQTAVHAAKVMGLGVAGVDLLRSERGPLVLEVNSSPGLEGIEKSSKIDVADHVVAFIERAVEAKQ; encoded by the coding sequence ATGAAGATTGCTATCCTGTCGCGAAAATCGACGCTCTACTCCACCCGCAGGCTTCGCCAGGCGTGCACCCAGCGCGGCCACGAGGTCAAGGTCATCGACTACCTGCGCTGCTACATGGATATCACCTCCAAAAAGCCGGTGATCCGCTATGGCGAGCGCGACCTGACCAACGAGTTCGACGCCCTGATTCCGCGGGTGGGCGCCTCGCACACCTTTTACGGCACGGCGGTGGTGCGCCAATTCGAGATGATGGGGGTCTTTGCGGCCAACAGCTCCGAGGGGATCTCGTGCTCGCGTGACAAATTGCGCGCGCTGCAGCTTCTGGCCCACGAAGGGGTGGGCATGCCGGTGACCGCGTTCGCCCACTCAATGAAGGACGTCAACGGCATCATCAAGGCCGTGGGCGGGGCGCCGCTGGTCATCAAGATGCTCGAGGGCACCCAGGGCATCGGGGTCGTGCTCGCCGAGACGCACAAGGCCGCCCAGTCGGTCATCGAGGCGTTCATGGGCATGGACGCCAACTTCCTCGTCCAGGAGTTCATCCACGAGGCGGGCGGCGCCGACATCCGCGCCTTGGTCGTCGGCGACGAGGTCGTCGCCGCCATGCAGCGCCAGGCGCCCGAGGGCGAGTTTCGCTCGAACCTGCACCGCGGCGGCAGCGCCACCGAGATCGAGCTGACCGACGAAGAGCGCCAAACGGCGGTGCACGCCGCCAAGGTCATGGGCTTGGGCGTGGCCGGCGTCGACCTGCTGCGCTCGGAGCGCGGGCCGCTGGTCCTCGAGGTCAATTCCTCGCCGGGACTGGAAGGGATCGAAAAGTCGAGTAAGATCGACGTGGCCGATCACGTCGTGGCGTTTATCGAGAGAGCCGTCGAAGCAAAACAATGA